In Agromyces archimandritae, one genomic interval encodes:
- a CDS encoding MarP family serine protease: MAWTLLIDVVIVLVFIGALVNGFRAGLLRTAAGLVGLVAGGIAAFFVMPLTMSWIPFPEWRVAASIAVAVLLLIIGSWLGAAVGRTLRRGAKAVKLGMLDRILGAVGNLLVTALVVMLVGTGVRAMAVPVLSPALSSSWVLRSIEAITPEPAQRFIAEVRGAATEQALPWLTEVLGGPKTAPALPDFALDNPALVTATDSVVRVTGNAFQCGQNLSGSGFVVADDRVVTNAHVVAGVDEPIIEAPGEDPVAGRVVAFDPEHDLAVIAAPGLDADALDLADALGDGSPAAVAGYPFGGPFTLGAAEVMSTGSLLVESDGVQSSREVITLAATVQHGNSGGPLLTMDGDVAGVIFAKSETVDNVGYAVPMSELAPLAAEAPSLSEQVGSGSCVG; encoded by the coding sequence GTGGCCTGGACCCTGCTCATCGACGTCGTCATCGTCCTCGTCTTCATCGGCGCGCTCGTCAACGGGTTCCGCGCCGGGCTCCTGCGCACCGCGGCCGGCCTCGTCGGGCTCGTCGCCGGCGGCATCGCCGCGTTCTTCGTCATGCCGCTGACGATGTCGTGGATCCCGTTCCCCGAGTGGCGCGTCGCGGCATCCATCGCGGTCGCCGTGCTGCTGCTCATCATCGGCAGCTGGCTCGGCGCGGCCGTCGGCCGAACACTGCGACGCGGGGCGAAGGCCGTCAAGCTCGGGATGCTGGACCGCATCCTCGGCGCCGTCGGCAACCTGCTCGTCACCGCCCTCGTCGTCATGCTCGTCGGCACGGGCGTGCGGGCGATGGCCGTGCCCGTGCTCTCGCCGGCACTGTCGTCGTCATGGGTGCTGCGGAGCATCGAGGCGATCACCCCCGAACCCGCCCAGCGCTTCATCGCCGAGGTGCGCGGCGCCGCGACCGAGCAGGCGCTGCCGTGGCTGACCGAAGTGCTCGGCGGGCCGAAGACCGCGCCCGCCCTGCCCGACTTCGCCCTCGACAACCCCGCGCTCGTCACCGCGACCGACTCGGTCGTGCGGGTCACCGGCAACGCCTTCCAGTGCGGGCAGAACCTGTCGGGCTCGGGATTCGTCGTCGCCGACGACCGGGTCGTCACGAACGCGCACGTCGTCGCCGGCGTCGACGAACCCATCATCGAAGCCCCCGGCGAAGATCCCGTCGCCGGCCGCGTCGTCGCCTTCGACCCCGAGCACGACCTCGCCGTCATCGCCGCACCGGGCCTCGACGCCGACGCCCTCGACCTCGCCGACGCCCTCGGCGACGGATCGCCCGCAGCCGTCGCCGGCTACCCCTTCGGCGGCCCGTTCACCCTCGGCGCGGCCGAAGTGATGTCCACCGGCTCGCTCCTCGTCGAATCCGACGGCGTGCAGTCGTCGCGGGAGGTCATCACGCTCGCCGCGACCGTGCAGCACGGCAACTCGGGCGGGCCGCTGCTGACGATGGACGGCGACGTCGCCGGCGTGATCTTCGCCAAGTCGGAGACGGTCGACAACGTCGGCTATGCGGTGCCGATGTCGGAGCTGGCGCCGCTGGCCGCAGAGGCGCCGTCGCTCAGCGAGCAGGTCGGTTCGGGCAGCTGCGTGGGCTGA
- the pstB gene encoding phosphate ABC transporter ATP-binding protein PstB, whose product MSKRIEVRDLNVYYSKFLAVEGVDLAIEPRSVTAFIGPSGCGKSTFLRTLNRMHEVIPGARVEGEVLIDGDNLYDPEVDPVLVRRQVGMVFQRPNPFPTMSIKENVLAGVKLNNRRITKSDADELVETSLRGANLWNEVKDRLDRPGSGLSGGQQQRLCIARTIAVRPQVILMDEPCSALDPISTLAIEDLIEELKTEYTIVIVTHNMQQASRVSDKTAFFNIAGTGKPGKLIEYDDTTTIFSNPAVQATEDYVSGRFG is encoded by the coding sequence GTGTCCAAGCGCATCGAAGTCCGCGATCTCAACGTCTACTACTCGAAGTTCCTCGCCGTCGAAGGCGTCGACCTCGCGATCGAGCCGCGCAGCGTCACCGCGTTCATCGGCCCCTCCGGCTGCGGCAAGTCGACGTTCCTGCGCACCCTGAACCGCATGCACGAGGTCATCCCCGGCGCCCGCGTCGAGGGCGAGGTGCTGATCGACGGCGACAACCTCTACGACCCCGAGGTCGACCCTGTGCTCGTGCGCCGCCAGGTCGGCATGGTCTTCCAGCGGCCGAACCCGTTCCCGACGATGTCGATCAAGGAGAACGTGCTCGCCGGCGTCAAGCTCAACAACCGCCGCATCACGAAGTCCGACGCCGACGAGCTCGTCGAGACCTCCCTGCGCGGGGCGAACCTGTGGAACGAGGTGAAGGACCGCCTCGACCGGCCCGGTTCCGGGCTTTCCGGCGGGCAGCAGCAGCGCCTCTGCATCGCCCGCACGATCGCCGTGCGCCCGCAGGTGATCCTCATGGACGAGCCGTGCTCGGCCCTGGACCCGATCTCGACGCTGGCGATCGAGGACCTCATCGAGGAGCTGAAGACCGAGTACACGATCGTCATCGTCACCCACAACATGCAGCAGGCCTCGCGCGTCTCCGACAAGACCGCGTTCTTCAACATCGCCGGCACCGGCAAGCCGGGCAAGCTCATCGAGTACGACGACACCACGACGATCTTCTCGAACCCCGCGGTGCAGGCCACCGAGGACTACGTGTCGGGGCGCTTCGGCTGA
- a CDS encoding aminodeoxychorismate lyase — protein sequence MSHTVTLLIEPLPADVDDIDPDSTFHAVAPSAPALRVAELSTQRGDGIFETIAVVDGHAQEVGPHLERLRASARITDLPEPNLEQWRRAIHRAVGELPAQGEYSVKIVLSRGIEGGPTPTAWLMGFPSADHRAAREHGIRAVTLDRGYDHGAAERAPWLLLGAKTLSYAVNMAALREAKRRGADDAIFVSSDGYVLEGPTSSVVMRIGDEVATPAATGQILPGTTQRSLFSHLVDAGSTATERDIRAEELARADAVWLVSSVRLAVPVVELDGRPVPFDAAETAAFNAYLLSPRD from the coding sequence ATGTCGCACACGGTCACGCTGCTCATCGAACCGCTGCCGGCGGACGTCGACGACATCGACCCCGATTCCACGTTCCATGCGGTCGCGCCGTCTGCTCCGGCGCTGCGCGTCGCCGAACTGTCCACGCAGCGCGGCGACGGCATCTTCGAGACGATCGCCGTGGTCGACGGCCACGCGCAGGAGGTCGGCCCGCACCTCGAGCGCCTCCGGGCATCCGCCCGCATCACCGACCTGCCCGAGCCGAACCTCGAGCAGTGGCGCCGGGCCATCCACCGCGCGGTCGGCGAACTGCCCGCGCAGGGCGAGTACTCGGTGAAGATCGTTCTCAGCCGTGGCATCGAGGGCGGCCCGACGCCGACGGCGTGGCTCATGGGCTTCCCGAGCGCCGACCACCGGGCCGCGCGCGAGCACGGCATCCGCGCCGTCACCCTCGACCGCGGCTACGACCACGGCGCCGCTGAGCGGGCCCCCTGGCTGCTGCTCGGCGCGAAGACCCTCTCGTACGCGGTCAACATGGCCGCCCTGCGCGAGGCGAAGCGCCGCGGCGCCGACGACGCGATCTTCGTCTCGAGCGACGGATACGTGCTCGAGGGCCCGACGTCCAGCGTCGTCATGCGCATCGGCGACGAGGTCGCGACGCCCGCGGCGACGGGGCAGATCCTGCCGGGCACGACCCAGCGTTCGCTGTTCTCCCACCTGGTGGATGCCGGATCCACCGCGACGGAGCGCGACATCCGAGCCGAAGAGCTCGCGCGCGCCGACGCCGTCTGGCTCGTCTCGAGCGTGCGGCTCGCCGTGCCCGTCGTGGAGCTCGACGGGCGGCCCGTGCCGTTCGACGCCGCCGAGACGGCCGCCTTCAACGCCTACCTGCTGAGCCCGCGCGACTGA
- a CDS encoding DNA-directed RNA polymerase subunit beta, whose product MAADFHRPTRFPPGMFESYIGSEDPAELSRAAHDTAAAVLSRVREDPDPEIVDRLVRYTDEHGIDAIAELWSQSPAKTLPGALWRIYLLRTLIRQDAESVAYAFRRGSEVSTTIDQVVAGAATPTGPAEVRELADRILRGLFTGDFAVALDRASSFCRVASAGFTSLADDADAADAVHEHRPRELTRRALRLAELADELAACARLWRRESLD is encoded by the coding sequence ATGGCCGCCGACTTCCACCGTCCGACCCGGTTCCCGCCGGGGATGTTCGAGTCGTACATCGGCTCGGAGGACCCGGCGGAGCTGAGCCGTGCCGCCCACGACACGGCCGCGGCGGTCCTTTCGCGCGTGCGCGAGGATCCCGACCCCGAGATCGTCGACCGTCTCGTCCGCTACACCGACGAGCACGGCATCGACGCGATCGCCGAACTCTGGTCGCAGTCGCCCGCCAAGACGCTGCCGGGGGCGCTCTGGCGCATCTACCTGCTGCGCACCCTCATCCGGCAGGACGCGGAATCGGTCGCCTACGCCTTCCGTCGCGGCAGCGAGGTGTCCACGACGATCGACCAGGTCGTCGCAGGGGCGGCGACCCCGACGGGCCCGGCCGAGGTGCGCGAGCTCGCCGACCGCATCCTCCGCGGGCTCTTCACGGGCGACTTCGCCGTCGCCCTCGACCGGGCGTCGTCGTTCTGCCGGGTCGCCTCGGCCGGGTTCACGAGCCTCGCCGACGATGCGGATGCCGCGGATGCCGTGCACGAGCACCGCCCCCGCGAACTGACCCGCCGGGCCCTCCGCCTGGCCGAACTCGCCGACGAACTCGCCGCCTGCGCGCGCCTCTGGCGCCGCGAGTCCCTCGACTGA
- the pstA gene encoding phosphate ABC transporter permease PstA: MTATAPAPAPARQTAPIRNSLTAGKLPNGAPWIILGSTLALGAIVFGIVALADGSAFNWIGTLVVGAVLYVPVVWVFSLLVEGRRRALDRLVTALVTGAFLLAMIPLVSVTVTVVGLGAARFDADFFTMSMRNVTGEGGGALHAVMGTLLMTGAAAVISIPIGLLTSIYLVEYGRGRLARGITFLVDVMTGIPSIVAGLFAYSLFAIFLGPGTRTGIAGAVALAVLMIPVVVRSSEEMLRLVPNELREASYALGVPKWLTIMKVVLPTSIAGITTGIMLSISRVIGETAPLLIAAGFTASMNYNVFDGRMQSIPVFVYTQYANQGNPADAYLDRAWAAALTLILIVMLLNLVARLIARIFAPKLGR, encoded by the coding sequence ATGACCGCCACCGCACCCGCACCCGCACCCGCCCGCCAGACGGCGCCGATCCGCAACTCGCTGACGGCCGGCAAACTGCCGAACGGCGCCCCGTGGATCATCCTCGGATCCACCCTCGCGCTCGGCGCGATCGTCTTCGGCATCGTCGCCCTCGCCGACGGATCCGCCTTCAACTGGATCGGCACCCTCGTCGTCGGCGCCGTGCTCTACGTGCCCGTCGTCTGGGTGTTCTCGCTGCTCGTCGAAGGGCGGCGCCGCGCACTCGACCGCCTCGTGACGGCGCTCGTGACCGGCGCGTTCCTGCTCGCGATGATCCCGCTCGTGTCCGTCACCGTCACCGTCGTGGGCCTGGGCGCCGCACGTTTCGACGCCGACTTCTTCACGATGTCGATGCGCAACGTCACCGGCGAGGGCGGCGGGGCCCTGCACGCCGTCATGGGCACCCTGCTGATGACCGGGGCCGCCGCGGTGATCTCCATCCCGATCGGCCTGCTCACCTCGATCTACCTCGTCGAATACGGCCGCGGCCGCCTCGCCCGCGGCATCACCTTCCTCGTCGACGTGATGACCGGCATCCCCTCGATCGTGGCCGGCCTGTTCGCCTACTCGCTGTTCGCGATCTTCCTCGGCCCCGGCACCCGAACCGGCATCGCCGGCGCCGTCGCCCTCGCAGTGCTCATGATCCCCGTCGTCGTGCGCTCCTCCGAGGAGATGCTGCGGCTCGTGCCGAACGAGCTGCGCGAAGCCTCCTACGCGCTCGGCGTGCCGAAGTGGCTGACGATCATGAAGGTCGTGCTGCCGACCTCCATCGCCGGCATCACGACCGGCATCATGCTCTCCATCTCGCGCGTCATCGGCGAGACCGCCCCGCTGCTCATCGCCGCCGGCTTCACCGCGAGCATGAACTACAACGTCTTCGACGGGCGCATGCAGTCGATCCCTGTCTTCGTGTACACGCAGTACGCCAACCAGGGCAACCCCGCCGACGCCTACCTCGACCGTGCGTGGGCTGCGGCCCTCACCCTCATCCTCATCGTGATGCTGCTGAACCTCGTGGCCCGGCTCATCGCCCGCATCTTCGCGCCGAAACTCGGCCGCTGA
- a CDS encoding LLM class F420-dependent oxidoreductase — MRVGMMLNYAGGFREAADEVARLEEAGVDLVVVPEAYSFDAVSQLGFLAARTSRMELASGILQTYTRTPTLTAMTAAGLDFVSDGRFTLGLGASGPQVVEGFHGVPYDAPLTRMREIIEICRMVWRREPVVYEGRKYRIPLPEGEGTGLGKPLKLINRPVRERIPIIVAALGPKSVAQTAELAEGWQPMFFSPEGADAVWGGPLAAGLAKRDPSLGPLDVIAAPPLAITDAPERAYPFVKPTLALYIGGMGARGKNFYHELFTGFGYGAEADRIQDLYLDGRKDEAIAAVTDEMVRAVSLIGPPAEIADRVAAFREAGVTTLAVTTLAQTGEERVRLMSAFREIVG; from the coding sequence ATGCGCGTCGGAATGATGCTGAACTACGCGGGCGGCTTCCGCGAGGCCGCGGACGAGGTCGCCCGGCTCGAGGAGGCCGGCGTGGACCTCGTGGTGGTGCCGGAGGCGTACTCCTTCGATGCGGTGAGCCAGCTCGGCTTCCTCGCCGCCCGCACGAGCCGGATGGAGCTGGCCAGCGGCATCCTGCAGACGTACACGCGCACGCCGACGCTCACCGCGATGACGGCCGCCGGCCTCGACTTCGTTTCGGACGGCCGCTTCACGCTGGGGCTCGGCGCGTCGGGCCCGCAGGTCGTCGAGGGCTTCCACGGGGTGCCGTACGACGCGCCGCTGACCCGGATGCGCGAGATCATCGAGATCTGCCGCATGGTGTGGCGTCGCGAACCGGTCGTCTACGAGGGCCGCAAGTACCGCATCCCGTTGCCGGAGGGCGAGGGCACGGGCCTCGGCAAGCCGCTGAAGCTCATCAACCGTCCGGTGCGCGAGCGCATCCCGATCATCGTCGCCGCGCTCGGTCCGAAGTCGGTGGCGCAAACCGCCGAACTCGCCGAGGGCTGGCAGCCGATGTTCTTCAGCCCCGAGGGCGCCGATGCCGTATGGGGCGGGCCGCTTGCGGCGGGCCTGGCGAAGCGCGATCCGTCCCTCGGGCCGCTGGATGTGATCGCGGCCCCGCCGTTGGCGATCACCGACGCGCCCGAGCGCGCCTACCCCTTCGTGAAGCCGACCCTCGCGCTCTATATCGGCGGTATGGGCGCGCGCGGCAAGAACTTCTACCACGAGCTCTTCACCGGCTTCGGGTACGGGGCCGAGGCCGATCGCATCCAGGACCTCTACCTCGACGGCCGCAAGGACGAGGCGATCGCCGCCGTCACCGACGAGATGGTCCGCGCGGTCTCGCTCATCGGTCCGCCCGCCGAGATCGCCGACCGTGTCGCGGCCTTCCGCGAGGCGGGCGTGACGACCCTCGCGGTGACGACGCTCGCGCAGACGGGCGAGGAGCGCGTGCGGCTCATGTCGGCCTTCCGCGAGATCGTCGGCTGA
- a CDS encoding ATP-binding cassette domain-containing protein, with translation MFIDVKGLSFGYAGKRDVFRALDIAIPEGPVVLLGPNGAGKTSLLSLLAGVLRPRRGSIRVGTGEDLGPARRRAEVGWLPQDVPVVPGMTVAQQIAYSGWLKGMTIRAARKAAPAAMEAANLTSLANRKASRLSGGQRRRLGIGQALVNNPAVLLLDEPYAGLDPEQRASVRQTLLRIAPSTGIVVSTHQTEDIEDVYRQTVILSEGRVRYQGTIDEFLDLADSISPGLGRAESAYRAIMSQYSAV, from the coding sequence ATGTTCATCGATGTAAAAGGTCTCTCGTTCGGATATGCGGGAAAGCGTGACGTATTCCGTGCCCTAGACATCGCAATACCCGAAGGGCCGGTCGTGCTTCTCGGCCCGAACGGCGCAGGCAAGACATCCCTGCTAAGTCTTTTGGCCGGGGTGCTCCGGCCACGCCGCGGCAGCATTCGAGTAGGCACAGGGGAAGACCTCGGCCCGGCTAGGCGCAGGGCTGAGGTCGGATGGTTGCCTCAAGACGTCCCAGTGGTGCCAGGAATGACGGTTGCACAGCAGATCGCTTACTCGGGATGGCTGAAAGGGATGACTATCCGCGCGGCTCGAAAAGCCGCACCCGCGGCAATGGAAGCCGCAAACCTGACGTCTCTTGCAAACCGGAAAGCCAGCCGTCTCTCTGGCGGTCAACGTCGTAGACTCGGCATCGGTCAAGCGTTGGTGAACAATCCCGCAGTACTATTGCTGGATGAACCCTACGCTGGACTAGATCCCGAACAACGGGCCAGCGTGCGCCAAACTCTGCTTCGGATCGCCCCTTCTACCGGCATCGTGGTTTCGACCCACCAAACAGAAGACATCGAGGATGTTTATCGGCAGACAGTCATACTCAGCGAGGGTCGAGTACGATATCAGGGAACGATCGACGAGTTCCTCGACCTGGCTGATTCAATCAGTCCTGGGCTCGGGCGAGCAGAATCCGCATATCGGGCGATCATGTCGCAGTACTCGGCCGTATGA
- the pstC gene encoding phosphate ABC transporter permease subunit PstC, which produces MTSTAPLKAKPRPGDRIFSRSAVFAGLLILVTLAAVAIFLIVQSIPALFATSEDASILPTNFWDYVWPLLFGTVWAALIALLMALPVSIGIALFISHYAPRRLASVLGYVVDLLAAVPSVVFGLWGIGVLAPAVQPVYSWFVEHLGWFPLFAGPVSGTGRTIFTAAVVLAVMVLPIMTAICREVFLQTPVLHEEAALALGATRWEMIRMAVLPFGRPGIVSASVLGLGRALGETMAVAMVLSATGAVTLQLFTSSNPSTIAANIALSFPEAYALNVNVLIATGLILFVVTFAVNAVARWIVNRRKDFSGAN; this is translated from the coding sequence CGCTGAAAGCGAAACCGCGGCCCGGGGATCGCATCTTCTCGCGCTCGGCGGTGTTCGCGGGCCTGCTGATCCTCGTCACGCTCGCCGCCGTCGCGATCTTCCTCATCGTCCAGTCGATCCCCGCCCTCTTCGCCACGAGCGAGGACGCCTCGATCCTGCCGACGAACTTCTGGGACTACGTCTGGCCGCTCCTGTTCGGCACCGTCTGGGCGGCGCTCATCGCCCTGCTCATGGCGCTGCCCGTCTCGATCGGCATCGCCCTGTTCATCTCGCACTACGCACCGCGGCGCCTGGCCTCCGTGCTCGGCTACGTCGTCGACCTGCTGGCCGCCGTGCCCTCGGTCGTCTTCGGCCTCTGGGGCATCGGCGTGCTCGCCCCGGCCGTGCAACCCGTCTACAGCTGGTTCGTCGAGCACCTCGGCTGGTTCCCGCTGTTCGCCGGGCCCGTCTCCGGCACCGGCCGCACCATCTTCACCGCCGCCGTGGTGCTGGCCGTCATGGTGCTGCCGATCATGACCGCCATCTGCCGCGAAGTCTTCCTGCAGACGCCCGTGCTGCACGAGGAGGCGGCCCTCGCGCTCGGCGCGACCCGGTGGGAGATGATCCGCATGGCGGTGCTGCCCTTCGGCCGCCCCGGCATCGTCTCGGCCTCCGTGCTCGGGCTCGGCCGCGCCCTCGGCGAGACGATGGCGGTCGCGATGGTGCTCTCGGCCACCGGCGCGGTCACCCTCCAACTGTTCACGAGCTCGAACCCGTCGACGATCGCCGCGAACATCGCCCTCAGCTTCCCCGAGGCCTACGCGCTGAACGTCAACGTCCTCATCGCCACCGGCCTCATCCTCTTCGTCGTGACCTTCGCCGTCAACGCCGTCGCCCGCTGGATCGTGAACCGCCGCAAAGACTTCTCGGGAGCGAACTGA
- a CDS encoding NAD(P)-dependent malic enzyme, whose product MSIHARTDRSPISLTDAEIFAAHEGGKLEIALSAPLETQRDLSIAYTPGVARVSRAIEQAPDAAGSYTWASRLVAVVSDGSAVLGLGDIGASASLPVMEGKSALFRRFGGLNSIPIVLETNDVDEIVETLVRLRSSFGAVNLEDVSAPRCFELESKLIEALDMPVMHDDQHGTAVVVLAALTNAARVVGRPLESLRIVVSGAGAAGVAVSEMLLHAGVRDLVVLDSRGVLGPDRQLDGVKCGLASRTNPRGLTGGIDVALAGADVFIGVSSGTVPEEAVAAMSSDAIVFALSNPDPEVHPEVAARHARVVATGRSDFPNQINNVLAFPGIFRGALDAGARRITTEMKLAAAAAIAGMVEAPTAERIVPSPLEAGVADAVAAAVIAATD is encoded by the coding sequence ATGAGCATCCACGCACGCACCGACCGCTCCCCCATCTCCCTCACCGACGCCGAGATCTTCGCCGCGCACGAGGGCGGCAAGCTCGAGATCGCCCTCAGCGCCCCGCTCGAAACGCAGCGGGATCTCTCGATCGCCTACACGCCCGGCGTCGCCCGGGTCAGCCGCGCCATCGAGCAGGCGCCGGACGCCGCCGGCAGCTACACCTGGGCGAGCCGGCTCGTCGCGGTCGTCTCGGACGGCAGCGCCGTGCTCGGCCTCGGCGACATCGGGGCATCCGCCTCTCTGCCCGTAATGGAGGGCAAATCGGCGCTGTTCCGCCGCTTCGGCGGCCTGAACTCGATCCCGATCGTGCTCGAGACCAACGACGTGGACGAGATCGTCGAGACGCTCGTGCGGCTGCGCTCGAGCTTCGGCGCGGTGAACCTCGAGGACGTCTCGGCGCCGCGCTGCTTCGAGCTCGAGTCGAAGCTCATCGAGGCCCTCGACATGCCCGTCATGCACGACGACCAGCACGGCACCGCCGTCGTCGTCCTCGCCGCCCTCACGAATGCCGCACGCGTCGTCGGCCGCCCGCTCGAATCGCTCCGCATCGTCGTCTCGGGTGCCGGGGCGGCAGGCGTCGCCGTCTCGGAGATGCTGCTGCACGCCGGGGTCCGGGATCTCGTCGTGCTCGACTCGCGCGGCGTCCTCGGACCGGATCGGCAGCTCGATGGGGTGAAGTGCGGGCTCGCCTCGCGCACGAACCCGCGCGGACTCACCGGGGGCATCGACGTCGCCCTGGCCGGCGCGGACGTGTTCATCGGCGTCTCCTCCGGCACCGTGCCCGAGGAGGCCGTCGCCGCGATGTCGTCGGACGCCATCGTCTTCGCCCTCTCGAACCCCGACCCCGAGGTGCACCCGGAGGTCGCCGCACGCCACGCACGGGTCGTCGCCACCGGCCGCAGCGATTTCCCGAACCAGATCAACAACGTGCTCGCCTTCCCGGGCATCTTCCGCGGGGCGCTGGACGCCGGGGCGCGTCGCATCACCACGGAGATGAAGCTCGCCGCGGCGGCCGCCATCGCCGGCATGGTCGAGGCGCCGACCGCGGAGCGGATCGTGCCGAGCCCGCTGGAGGCCGGGGTCGCGGATGCGGTCGCGGCGGCGGTGATCGCCGCGACCGACTGA